From the Ammoniphilus sp. CFH 90114 genome, the window ATCCCAATCTTTTTATCTTGATGATAGAGCTCTGTAACGGTGCGAATCGCTTCTCTTACCAGCGCTTCCTGACCTGTAATATGGTCCTTCAAGGGGATATGTATCCACCTAGAATTCTCACTGGAAAAGGATGGACGAGTAGCTTCTTCTCGCAAATCGATGATGACGTCACATTGAGCAATGTCGACCATGTCTTGTGCATCATTCTCACTTCCAATATAAATTCTGGCAGGGATCAACGTGTTGTATTTGACACGGTCCACAAAAAATCTCTCCTTTATTCATGCGGTTAAGAGTTGGATCTAAAGATTATTACCTATTGTATAATAAAAAGTAAGGAAAGAGAGTGAACACTTTTAGACAATCTTCGCTAGGGTAAATTGTAATAATAAGAGGTTCCCTAAGGGAACCTCTACTGCGTTCTGGGACTTTTTACTCAATAACTTCATCCGCATCGTCCAACATCTTCTGAGGGAGGGTGATGCCAAAGCGTTCTGCAGCTTTTTTATTTACGAATAATTGAAGGTTCTTCTGCGTTTCAATGGCCATGTCTGCTGGTTTGGCTTCCCCATTTAGTACTCTTACTGCCATTTCCCCTGTTTGTCTACCTAACTCATAGTAGTCGATACCATAAGTGACAAGAGCCCCATTTTTAACGGATTCACCTTCACCAGCCACAACTGGAAGCTTAAGCTGCTCAGCAACCATTAACACGGTATCAAGAGCAGACACAACGGTATTATCAGTTGGCACGTAAAAAGCGTCAATTCCAGAGAATGATTCAGCGGCTTGCTTTACTTCAGAACTGTTGGTGACAGCACGCTCTACAAGCTCAAGACCTAGTTCAGGAGCCAATGCTTTCGCTTGCTCAATCTGAACAACAGAGTTCGCTTCTCCGGAATTGTAGATTACTCCGACTTTCTTTGCATCTGGCTTGATTTCTTTAATCAAGTTTAATTGTTCTTTTATTGGATTCATATCTGAGGTACCTGTTACATTAGCTCCTGGCTTGTCCATATCAGGTACAATCTTCGCTACTACTGGATCGGTTACCGCTGTGATAAGAATCGGAATATCTTTCGTTGCTTGAGCTGCAGCTTGTGCTGTTGGTGTCGCAATCGCTAGAATTAAATCTACCTTATCTCCTGAAAATTTCTGTGCAATAGAAGTCGCTGTATTCATATCTCCTTGAGCGCTCTGGAAATCGTACGTGACTTGCTCGCCTTCTTTATATCCGTTCTCGTTTAGATAATCAACAAACCCTTTACGAGCAGCATCTAGGGCAGGGTGCTCTACAATCTGCGTTACACCGATCTTCAATTGTTTAACTTCTGTGGTTTCAGCTGGTTTCTCAGGTGTTGCAGCAGGTTGGCTGGATGATCCTCCGCCTCCGCATGCACTAAGAGATAGAGCTAAAGAGAATCCTAAAACCCCCATTGCGAACTGTTTCCATTGCTTCCTCATTATAGTTTCCCCCTCTGTCTATCTTCTTTTAAATCAGTCTACGTGAAAAGTTATGAATCAATCATCTTTTTCACTTTTACACTAAAAAGCATATGTGTGATAAAGTATATATATTAAAATATCAAAAAAGTAAGACGATGACAATCCTATTTTTTTAGGGTCTGCGCGTTACAATGAAAAAATGGTAAGATGGCGTATAGGAGGTGAAGGAAATCGAAAATTCATTACAGCAAATGCTTAAAAAAATAGGGATGTTTCAGCACTGCAATGAAGATGAGTTAAGCCAACTTTCCACCCTCATGCTCCTCAAGGAAGGAAAAAAGAGGGATGTTTTGTTTTATGAAAGTGATCCCTGTGACGTAATCTATTTTATAAAAAAGGGAAGAGTTAAAGTATTTAAAACGACGGAAGATGGCCGAGAACAAATTGTTAATCTCCTAGGCAAGGGAGATATGCTCCCTCACGTAGGTTGGTATGGGGGCAGTGATTATCCTGCTACAGCGGAATTACTTGAGGATGGGGAACTTTACTTTATGTATGTCCAGCAATTTACCCAGCTCCTTGAACAACAGCCTAAGCTGACCGTAAAACTCCTTAAAGAACTAGACGTTAAAATTAGAGCCCTTCAATCTCGCCTATCGCACGTATTGAGTAAAGATATGACAGAGAAGATATGGGGTGTTCTATACGCCTTAGTAAAGGAAAAAGGAAAAAGAATCGATGAAGGTTTTCTATTAGAAATCGAATTGACGCATCAGGATATAGCCAATATGGTTGGAACTACGAGAGAAACGGCGAGTCGAATCATTAGTCAACTAAAAAAAGAGGGAAAGATGCACTTGGACCATCGTTTCCTGATGATCAAGGAGTAATGATTCGACAAAAGCTTCTTGGTATTGTCGATATTTTGCGATTTATTTGTAGGTAGAAGCCTTAGTGTTTATGCCATAATGGATAAAAGCAGCTGAGGAGGCAAACCATGGAAAGCTATCGTTTCAAGAAAAATTACATTTACTATCTTGCAATTTTTCTAACTGTCTTTACAGGCTGGATGCTTTTTTCTATCCTAGATTCTGATCAAGCTGAGAGAAATATAATTGATAAAGAAAGCCTCCGTTTACAGGTCAATTATTCCCCCTTAGAACGATAAGAGTTATTTATGTCGAAGCTACTTCTAATCTTTTTAGAGAAGTAGCTTTTTTATTTTTATTTTCATGTATGAAGGAGGGACAAGGCAAATATATATATCTTTAGCGGGAGAGGGGGATAACAAGTTGGATTGGCAGTTTATTGTAGCTTTTATCAATATTATTATTATTGATCTCGTTCTGAGTGGCGATAATGCTGTGGTAGTTGGAATGGCCAGTCGCAACTTGCCGCCAGGACAAAGGAAGAAAGCTATTCTATGGGGAACGGCGGGGGCTGTTGGCCTCAGATTGTTCTTTACGGCATTGGCCACATGGCTCTTAGGCATTCCTTATATTAAACTAATAGGTGGATTATTGCTTGTATGGATAGCGTTTAAATTGCTCCTTCAACAAGAAGAGGCCTCATCGATTCAATCTGGGAAGAATACGTGGGATGCTGTTAAAATTATCATTATTGCAGATTTTATTATGAGTCTTGACAATGTATTAGCCATTGGCGGTGCAGCAAAGGGGAGTTTTGGATTAATTGTATTCGGACTATTACTTAGTGTGCCCTTATTAATGTGGGGGAGCAGTATTGTAGCAAAATGGATGAATGAATATCCGATCTTAACGTATTTTGGATCAGGGGTACTAGCTTATACCGCCGCGACGATGGTCATGGAAGATCCATTAACCCATTCACTTCTTCAAGAATTTAATGTGCCCGGACAGCATATTCTGCTCCCTCTTACGGTTACAGGTATTGTAATCATTTTCGGTAAAATCTGGAGGGATACGATTGTCACCATCCACCGTCTAAAGTAAGAAACTAATTGCTGATGGAGAGATGTGGAAAATAGGAGGAAAAAGGGCATAATGGGTATAAATGTAATGCAAGTTTTGTGAGGTGCCCTTATGAAAATTCTTATTCTCTCTGAATCGATCGCCGGATCCGGCCATAATCGCGCCGCGGAGAATGTAGCTAAAGGTTTTAAGAGACATGTTCCTACAGCCGATATTAAAGTAGATACCTCCTTAACCCATGTAAGCCCTTTATTAGAGAAACTGTCAAATAAGCTCTACATGGGAGCTATTCGCCATGCAGCTCCAATATGGGGTTGGGCTTATCGGCGGGATAAGGAATGGAGTCTTATGGGAAAGAACGTATTGAAAAAATATATTGCAAAAAAGATGATTCCATATTTGGAAAAGGAGCGTCCAGATATCGTAGTAAGTACCCATGCCTTCTGTCTGGGTGGACTTGCTGAACTTAAGTCTTCTTATTCCTTTCGTTTAGGGGCGGCTTTAACCGACTACTGGGTGAACCCTTTCTGGATTCATGATGAAATCGACGCCTACTTTGTAGGGGCAACAAGTCTGAAAAAGAAAATGATAGCAGACTTTGGAATGGATTCAGAAAGAATTCACGTCACAGGTATTCCGATCGATCCTATTTTTGAGCAATCTAGGAAACAATTAGAGATTAGGGAACAGCACTCGGTACCTCAGCATGCTCTCTTTATTTTAGTAACAGGTGGAGGCTTAGGCTTGTTGCCTTACCGAGAGATACTGAATGGGTTATCAAGGGTAGCTTACCCCTTGTATGTGGCAGTCTTGGCAGGAACAAATCAACAGGCAAAGAAAGATTTAGAAGACTATTTAGTACATAACCCTTTCCCGCATCCAGTCATAATTATGGATTACGTGAACAATATACATGAATGGATGCAAAGTGCAGATTTGCTCATTGGGAAGCCAGGTGGACTTACTGTTTCAGAAGCCTTGGCAAGTCATTTACCTATGTTGATTTACAAGCCTATTCCTGGTCAGGAAGAACGAAATAGCCAATTCTTGCTTGCTCATGAAGTCGGAATGAGAGCAACAGGCGTGGACGAGCTTACTCATCGTGTTACGGAATTCTGTCTTGATGAAGATCGGTCTAAGCGTTGGAGAGAAAGGATACAGCCCTTTTCTAAGCCAAGTTCGGCTGTTGAGGTAGGAAAGATTATGTTAACGGTAGAATAATTACCATAAATTAGCAGTTGTTAAAGGTGAATGACTTTCATCTCTTTGTGAAACGATATGGTTACACCACAAGAGGAGGTGAATCAAATGCCAAACAACAACCAAAAGTTAGTTTCTGGTGCAGCTCAAGCTCTTGACCAAATGAAGTATGAAATTGCTCAAGAATTTGGCGTACAACTTGGACCTGAACAAACTGCTCGTGCTAACGGTTCTGTTGGTGGAGAAATCACCAAGCGTTTAGTACAATTCGCTGAGCAACAACTTAGCGGAATGCGTCAATAATGGAAAAGCTCCATTGGATCTGGAGCTTATAGTCCGGACAGGGCAACCATAGGGTTGCCCTGTCTTCTTTTTCGTATCTGGACTATCTTTCTTTAACAGCTCTCATCGCTTCTTCTGGACCTAATAAGCTGATCATCTCCATAAGCTCTTTGTTGCTTAATGCGGATTTCTTGCCTTTTTCAACGAGTTCTTGCAAACGTTTTTGATCACTCACCTATTAACACCTCCATTAGGATAGTATGTCCAAATGTAATGCAACACATTTATGGAAAAAGGTATGGAGTAAGACCAATGTATCCCGTCCATAATAAAAGCAAGAGGTGGAAAAAAAGGGATGAAATGGTTCTTACTCGTTTGGACGACATTGTGGATTATTTTTTTGTTAACCAATGTCAAGATCATTATTGAATACAAGAAGGCAAAAGAAAACGATCACATGCATCTGGAGCTCCAATTTTTGTTCGGTTTAGTGGTTTTTAAGTTCGATATTCCTGTTTTGAAACTGACTTCCTTACTTGAAGGTACTCCTGTTAAGGCTCAAACTGCCTCTGATCTTCCTGCTGCAGAAGACCAGGAGCCGCCAGTGGCTAAAGGGGGTTTTTTCCTATCTCCAAGAATGGTTCGAAAAGTGTTACAGTTTCTAAATCGTCTCAAGCTTAGAGCTCATGACTTACAGGAAGTAGCTAAATTTACTCTAAGTCGGTTTAGGTGTGAAAGATTTGAATGGTATACACGTGTAGGGGTTGGGGATGCAGCCAAGACAGGAATGGTGACCGGCATGTTCTGGGGAGTGAAAACCACGTTTATTGGTATATTCACACATTACATCTCCATGCGTACTACCCCTCGGATCAATGTGATTCCTGCTTACCATACAACCGAGGTGGATACTCGATTTCTTTGTATATTCCGATATCGTATAGGGAACTCTATTATCGCAGTCGTGCGAATCCTATTCAAATTAATCAAAGGGCGTGAAGGTATATGGCAGAACACCCTATTCAGGGCTTAATGCAGACAGCAATGGAAAATTTGAAGGAAATGGTGGATGTAAATACCATTGTGGGTGACCCTGTTGAGACTCCGGATGGAAGTGTGATTCTCCCCATTTCTAAGGTAGGTTTTGGGTTTGCGGCCGGTGGAAGTGAATTTGAATATGAAGTAGGGAAAGAACAGGGCGGAAAAGAAATGCCTTTCGGTGGTGGTAGTGGTGGAGGTGTTTCTATTACACCTGTTGCTTTTCTTGTAGTCGGAAAAAACGGAATTAAAACCATTCCCCTTGAAGGTTCAAACCATCTATATGATCGCATCATGGATATGGCTCCACAGTTCCTTGAGAAGTTCCAGTCGATGATGGGCAAAAATAAAGGTCAAGGAAGCGGAAGACTTGAAAGAGGGGCAGAAGACCCTTTTGACATTCAATAATTCAAGCAAAGAAGGGAGGCTGTATTCAGCCTCCCTTCTTCTATGAGTGATCTTGCAGCGTTAGTACATCCCGATATTCGCCAGCTTCATAACCGCTTTCCAGCAAGTGTTCAGCAAGTACGTCCCGTATTTCATCAGCTCGGGCCCGAACTTGAGGGATATCAATTTGATCAGGATCCTTTAAATCAAAATCAATGAAGCCTGTAACTCCTTTTTCATGACGCCCTTCAAACCCCACATCGGCTATTTTACTGTTGTACTCCAAGTGAGCAATCCCAGCAAAGAAAATATCTGTTTCTTCATGATTCTTGTCGAAAGACGTAATATCATATCCTCTAATTTGTATAGGCATCTAGTTAACCCTCCTTTCATCTTCCGTTAGTCTGAATCAAGAGGGCAATATTTAGTCATACAGTTGAGGGATGAGAAAAGGAGGTCCTCTCTCTATTATTTTGCCTTCGTCAGCTCAATAAGCAGGTCACCCGTTTCAATGGTCTCGCCATTTTTCACGTGGACGTTCTTCACTACAGCATTAAACGGTGCTTGAAGCGTAGTTTCCATCTTCATGGCTTCCGTAACAACCAAATGTTCACCCTTCTTTACCTTGTCTCCTGGTTCTACCATGAGCTTAAGTACTTTACCTGGCATGGTCGCTCCAATTTGCTCAGGGTCTGTTGTATCCACCTTACGTCTGGCTTGAACGGATACCTTAGCTGTTAGATCCCGAACAGTCACTTCACGAGGCTGCCCGTTCAATTCATAATAAACGGTTCTTGTACCGTCAGCAGCTGTCTCTCCAATCGAGACAAGTTTCACCACGAGAGTTTTCCCTTGTTCAATATCAACGGCGATCTCTTCCCCTAAGCGTAGACCATAGAAGAAGGTCGGAGTATCAAGAACAGAGAGTTTACCGTATTCATTAGAATTTTTTTCTTTATCGAGGAACACCTTTGGGTACATGATATAAGACATGACATCTAATTCTGTAACAGATCGATTTACTTTTTCTTCTAGTTCCAGACGTATCTTCTCAAAGTCCACAGGAGGAAGAAGCTCACCTGGACGGCAAGTAAAGTAATCTCGCCCCTTAAGAATGATATCCCTCAATTGGGAAGGGAATCCTCCTGGCGGTTGGCCCAAATATCCTTGGAAGAATTGGACGACGGACTCAGGGAAATCTAGACGATCTCCTTTTTCATAAACGTCCTGTTCAGTCAGATTATTTTGTACCATAAACAGAGCCATGTCTCCTACGACCTTAGAGGAAGGAGTTACCTTCACAATGTCACCGAACATCATGTTAACAGTGGCATACATTTCCTTTACTTCATCCCAACGGTCACCAAGGCCTACACCTATAGCTTGCTGGTTTAAGTTCGTATACTGACCACCTGGCATCTCATGCTGATAGACGTCAGTCGTTGATGCTTTCATTTCACTCTCAAAGCCAACATAATACTTCCGGACATCCTCCCAATAATCGGAGAGTTTCTGCATGTGGTCTTCGTTTAGCCCGGTTTCTCTTTGTTGTCCCTTTAAGGTAGCGACTAGACCATTCAAGCTGGGCTGAGAAGTCAGTCCTGACAACGAACTTACGGCCACATCAACAATATCAACACCCGCTTCATAAGCCTTCAATAGCGTGCCAAGCTGATTGCCGCTGGTATCATGAGTATGAAGATGAATCGGGATCCCGATCTCTTGCTTCAGAGCGCGAACTAACTCATACGCAGCGAATGGTGTCAGAAGACCAGCCATATCTTTAATGCAGAGAATATGGGCTCCTGTGCGCTCTAATTCCTTGGCTAAGTTGATATAGTACTGAAGGGAGTACTTATCTCGTTTCGGATCGAGGATATTCCCTGTATAGCAAACCGTTGCTTCGGCAATTTTACCGGTTTCTAATACCGCGTCAATAGCTACTCTCATCCCATCTAGCCAGTTTAAGCTATCAAAGATGCGGAAAACATCAATTCCAGCATCAGCAGATAACTGTACGAACTTGCGGATTACATTATCCGGGTAATTCGTATATCCTACAGCATTTGCTCCACGGAAAAGCATCTGGAAAAGAAGATTTGGAATTTGTTCTCTTAGTAAATGAAGTCTCTCCCATGGGTCTTCATTGAGAAACCTCATCGTTGTGTCAAAGGTAGCTCCTCCCCACATCTCCAAGGAGAATAAGTTCGGGGCTAACTTCCCTGTTGCTTCCGCGATCTGCAACATGTCATGGGTTCTAACTCGGGTGGCAAATAGGGATTGTTGTGCATCACGGAATGTTGTATCTGTAATAAGAAGGCAATTCTCTTGTTGTATCCAGTTAATCAGTCCAGCTGGACCCTGTTGGTCCAGTATCTGTTTCGTTCCCTTTGGGTATTCTTGTTTAAATGTAGTGATTGGAATCCGAGGGGCTGAGAAGCTAGGTTTCTTCCCCTTAGGGAGTCCAGGATGGCCATTCACGATCGTTTGGCCGATATAAGTTAGCAGTTTTGTCCCTCTGTCTCTTCGCTTTGGAAATTCAAATAGTTCATTCGTGGTGTCAATGAAGGAGGTGTTATAGTTTCCGCTAAGGAAATCTGAATGTTGAACGACGTTCTCAAGGAAAGGAATATTAGTTTTGACCCCTCTAATACGAAACTCTTTGAGAGTGCGCAGCATCTTGCGAGAGGCCTGCTCGTACTGCATCGCCCAAGCAGATACTTTTACTAATAAAGAATCGTAGTGTGGGGTTATAACGGCACCGGGATAACCATTCCCTGCATCTAATCGTATACCGAAGCCCCCACCAGAGCGATAGGCCAGCAAACGTCCGGTCTCTGGGAGGAAGCCTCGAGCAGGATCCTCTGTCGTGACTCGGCACTGGATAGCATAACCCCGTGTAGCGATATCATCTTGGCTGTTAATCCCTATTTCTTTATCCCTTAATGCGTAGCCTTCAGCAATACGGATCTGAGATTGAACGATATCGATTCCTGTAATCATCTCGGTGATGGTATGCTCAACTTGTACTCGTGGATTGACTTCAATAAAGTAGAACTTATGATCCTGTGTAACTAAGTATTCTACTGTACCGGCGTTGACGTAACCGGCTGTCGTCATTAATTGAAGGGCGGATTGGTTAATCTCATCACGCAACGCCTCAGGAAGAGAGACACTTGGCGCTACTTCGACAACCTTTTGGTGTCTACGTTGAATGGAGCAGTCTCTTTCGAAGAGATGTACAACGTGACCGTATCGGTCAGCAAGAATCTGCACTTCAATGTGCTTGGGTTTCTCTAGATACTTCTCAATATAGACAGCTGTATTCCCGAATGCTGATTTTGCTTCAGATCTTGCTCGGTCAAGGGCCTCTTGTAATTCGTCTGGATTGCGGACAATTCTCATTCCTCGTCCACCGCCACCTGAAGCGGCCTTAATAATAATGGGGTATCCATGTTCCTTAGCAAAGAACATCGCTTCTTGAAGGGTTTGAATCGGTTCGGGGGTCCCAGGTATAACCGGTATGCCTGCTTTAATGGCCATCGTCCGAGCATCCACTTTGTCTCCGAACATCTGGATGTGCTCTGGGTTCGGACCGATGAATACAATGCCTTCTTCATGGCATCTTTTCGCGAGTTCAGCATTTTCTGAGAGGAATCCATAACCAGGATGAATGGCATCTACATTGTGACGCTTCGCTACCTCTAAAATACCTTCAATATCAAGATAAGCTTCTATTGCCCCTTTTCCTTCTCCTATGAGATAAGCTTCATCTGCCTTAAAGCGATGGAGGGCAATGTTGTCCTGCTCGGAGTATACCGCCACCGTACGAATCCCAAGCTCTGTACATGCCCGAAAAATACGAATAGCGATCTCGCCACGATTGGCTACCAATACTTTTCTAAATCGTTTGATCTGTTTCATCGTTCGCCTCCCAGTTTCCCACAACTCCAATAGGATTATTTTTTTTTATACACCTAAGTATATCATATTTAGATTTGATAATTGTTAATAGTTTAATATTTTAGTCATTTTTTGTGTTTTATTTATGGGAAAAATTATGGTATATAATCATTTTTT encodes:
- a CDS encoding TerC family protein, which codes for MDWQFIVAFINIIIIDLVLSGDNAVVVGMASRNLPPGQRKKAILWGTAGAVGLRLFFTALATWLLGIPYIKLIGGLLLVWIAFKLLLQQEEASSIQSGKNTWDAVKIIIIADFIMSLDNVLAIGGAAKGSFGLIVFGLLLSVPLLMWGSSIVAKWMNEYPILTYFGSGVLAYTAATMVMEDPLTHSLLQEFNVPGQHILLPLTVTGIVIIFGKIWRDTIVTIHRLK
- a CDS encoding DUF2953 domain-containing protein, encoding MKWFLLVWTTLWIIFLLTNVKIIIEYKKAKENDHMHLELQFLFGLVVFKFDIPVLKLTSLLEGTPVKAQTASDLPAAEDQEPPVAKGGFFLSPRMVRKVLQFLNRLKLRAHDLQEVAKFTLSRFRCERFEWYTRVGVGDAAKTGMVTGMFWGVKTTFIGIFTHYISMRTTPRINVIPAYHTTEVDTRFLCIFRYRIGNSIIAVVRILFKLIKGREGIWQNTLFRA
- a CDS encoding dual specificity protein phosphatase family protein; protein product: MDRVKYNTLIPARIYIGSENDAQDMVDIAQCDVIIDLREEATRPSFSSENSRWIHIPLKDHITGQEALVREAIRTVTELYHQDKKIGIHCASGVCRTATIAIGVLIELKICKKMKEALEFVEMSRKQTALHPSLKKTLQNLYK
- a CDS encoding alpha/beta-type small acid-soluble spore protein; the encoded protein is MPNNNQKLVSGAAQALDQMKYEIAQEFGVQLGPEQTARANGSVGGEITKRLVQFAEQQLSGMRQ
- a CDS encoding ABC transporter substrate-binding protein, with translation MRKQWKQFAMGVLGFSLALSLSACGGGGSSSQPAATPEKPAETTEVKQLKIGVTQIVEHPALDAARKGFVDYLNENGYKEGEQVTYDFQSAQGDMNTATSIAQKFSGDKVDLILAIATPTAQAAAQATKDIPILITAVTDPVVAKIVPDMDKPGANVTGTSDMNPIKEQLNLIKEIKPDAKKVGVIYNSGEANSVVQIEQAKALAPELGLELVERAVTNSSEVKQAAESFSGIDAFYVPTDNTVVSALDTVLMVAEQLKLPVVAGEGESVKNGALVTYGIDYYELGRQTGEMAVRVLNGEAKPADMAIETQKNLQLFVNKKAAERFGITLPQKMLDDADEVIE
- the ytfJ gene encoding GerW family sporulation protein, with product MAEHPIQGLMQTAMENLKEMVDVNTIVGDPVETPDGSVILPISKVGFGFAAGGSEFEYEVGKEQGGKEMPFGGGSGGGVSITPVAFLVVGKNGIKTIPLEGSNHLYDRIMDMAPQFLEKFQSMMGKNKGQGSGRLERGAEDPFDIQ
- a CDS encoding glycosyltransferase → MKILILSESIAGSGHNRAAENVAKGFKRHVPTADIKVDTSLTHVSPLLEKLSNKLYMGAIRHAAPIWGWAYRRDKEWSLMGKNVLKKYIAKKMIPYLEKERPDIVVSTHAFCLGGLAELKSSYSFRLGAALTDYWVNPFWIHDEIDAYFVGATSLKKKMIADFGMDSERIHVTGIPIDPIFEQSRKQLEIREQHSVPQHALFILVTGGGLGLLPYREILNGLSRVAYPLYVAVLAGTNQQAKKDLEDYLVHNPFPHPVIIMDYVNNIHEWMQSADLLIGKPGGLTVSEALASHLPMLIYKPIPGQEERNSQFLLAHEVGMRATGVDELTHRVTEFCLDEDRSKRWRERIQPFSKPSSAVEVGKIMLTVE
- the pyc gene encoding pyruvate carboxylase, giving the protein MKQIKRFRKVLVANRGEIAIRIFRACTELGIRTVAVYSEQDNIALHRFKADEAYLIGEGKGAIEAYLDIEGILEVAKRHNVDAIHPGYGFLSENAELAKRCHEEGIVFIGPNPEHIQMFGDKVDARTMAIKAGIPVIPGTPEPIQTLQEAMFFAKEHGYPIIIKAASGGGGRGMRIVRNPDELQEALDRARSEAKSAFGNTAVYIEKYLEKPKHIEVQILADRYGHVVHLFERDCSIQRRHQKVVEVAPSVSLPEALRDEINQSALQLMTTAGYVNAGTVEYLVTQDHKFYFIEVNPRVQVEHTITEMITGIDIVQSQIRIAEGYALRDKEIGINSQDDIATRGYAIQCRVTTEDPARGFLPETGRLLAYRSGGGFGIRLDAGNGYPGAVITPHYDSLLVKVSAWAMQYEQASRKMLRTLKEFRIRGVKTNIPFLENVVQHSDFLSGNYNTSFIDTTNELFEFPKRRDRGTKLLTYIGQTIVNGHPGLPKGKKPSFSAPRIPITTFKQEYPKGTKQILDQQGPAGLINWIQQENCLLITDTTFRDAQQSLFATRVRTHDMLQIAEATGKLAPNLFSLEMWGGATFDTTMRFLNEDPWERLHLLREQIPNLLFQMLFRGANAVGYTNYPDNVIRKFVQLSADAGIDVFRIFDSLNWLDGMRVAIDAVLETGKIAEATVCYTGNILDPKRDKYSLQYYINLAKELERTGAHILCIKDMAGLLTPFAAYELVRALKQEIGIPIHLHTHDTSGNQLGTLLKAYEAGVDIVDVAVSSLSGLTSQPSLNGLVATLKGQQRETGLNEDHMQKLSDYWEDVRKYYVGFESEMKASTTDVYQHEMPGGQYTNLNQQAIGVGLGDRWDEVKEMYATVNMMFGDIVKVTPSSKVVGDMALFMVQNNLTEQDVYEKGDRLDFPESVVQFFQGYLGQPPGGFPSQLRDIILKGRDYFTCRPGELLPPVDFEKIRLELEEKVNRSVTELDVMSYIMYPKVFLDKEKNSNEYGKLSVLDTPTFFYGLRLGEEIAVDIEQGKTLVVKLVSIGETAADGTRTVYYELNGQPREVTVRDLTAKVSVQARRKVDTTDPEQIGATMPGKVLKLMVEPGDKVKKGEHLVVTEAMKMETTLQAPFNAVVKNVHVKNGETIETGDLLIELTKAK
- a CDS encoding Crp/Fnr family transcriptional regulator gives rise to the protein MKEIENSLQQMLKKIGMFQHCNEDELSQLSTLMLLKEGKKRDVLFYESDPCDVIYFIKKGRVKVFKTTEDGREQIVNLLGKGDMLPHVGWYGGSDYPATAELLEDGELYFMYVQQFTQLLEQQPKLTVKLLKELDVKIRALQSRLSHVLSKDMTEKIWGVLYALVKEKGKRIDEGFLLEIELTHQDIANMVGTTRETASRIISQLKKEGKMHLDHRFLMIKE